A window of SAR202 cluster bacterium genomic DNA:
GCACAAGGAAGCTGCTGGGCTGGGAGCCGCGCGTGCCGCGCAAGGAAGGCCTCGCGAAGGTTGTGCCTTACTTCATGGAGAAGGTCGGCAAGGTACCGGCCTGAACCGCAGCTGCTCACTTGGTTTGTCGATGCCGTTGACGCCGCCTGAATAAACCAAAACCTACTCGGGGGTCAGCCTTTATGCGCCGCTTATTCATTTGGATATACCAGAGGTTCCCTAACAGCCTCCGCATGTCGGCGAAGCGAAGGCTGAATCTAATAGCATGGCGTTATTTTGAGTCTGGAATTGTCAGTATCGATAGGAGCGCGTCTCCTCAATGGCTTCTCGCCAAGGAAGTAGTGCCATACGACATCCCTTTACATCAGCGAGCACGGTTGATCGCTGGTGATAGTGCGCGGGGCACCGAAAGAGATCTCCTCGTCTATCGACTGCAGGGGATCCCACCTAAATGTCAAAAACGGGATGGTACGTGTTGAAGATGCCAAGATACTCGCCGAATCGACCACCAAGTCTCGACCCTCACGAATAGAAGTCATGCTGGGTCCAACGGAAACCAGCAAGGCAAGGACTCTGACAGGTGGGACTTTCGCTACGATTTCCACGCAGTTTGACCGAAACTACTACCATTGGTTTATAGATACTCTTCCAAGACTACGACTCATCGAAACCGCGGCTCGGTCTGCTATCACGGTTTTGATCCCTGGCGACTTGAAAGCCTATCAAACGAAGTCCCTGTTTTGGCTTTTGCCGCCGAATATGAGGCTCTAATGCATAGATGGGCACCCGGTGGTCCGATTGGAAGAGATGCTCTTACCCACCTACATACGTGATCGGACCAACCTGTACGTGCCTCATGAGTTCCTGGACTATGTCCGCCAGGCCGTCTTTAGACATGTCCCCGTGGGAACTTCATCCTCACCTCGTCGAATTTATGTTTCCCGCTCAATGGCAAGCCGCCGCAGAGTCATTAACGAGGCCGAAGTCGTCGAATGCCTGTCGGCATACGGAATTGGTGTCGTCAACTCGGAGATTCTATCCCTGGAAGAGCAAGTCAGGTTGTTTCGGCAGGCGGAATTGATAGTCGGACCGCATGGAGCCGGCCTCACAA
This region includes:
- a CDS encoding glycosyltransferase family 61 protein — its product is MEEMLLPTYIRDRTNLYVPHEFLDYVRQAVFRHVPVGTSSSPRRIYVSRSMASRRRVINEAEVVECLSAYGIGVVNSEILSLEEQVRLFRQAELIVGPHGAGLTNMLFSQHAKVIEFLGDPNPSARHFVRLAATLGHEHHFVQVRQKSKNEDMFVDIDVLKRRLDSLIG